From one Brachypodium distachyon strain Bd21 chromosome 4, Brachypodium_distachyon_v3.0, whole genome shotgun sequence genomic stretch:
- the LOC100828744 gene encoding transcription factor bHLH18, translating to MEESSFFMQWALNTLDQNQLPSSSSAAPPPPPPYDGGDTFAAAAASFPSLHALRQSGRGGRNCLQVDVHRPAAASSWSGGASSDDSPAAAAAMDHDASPATAAGWSPHTARARTSGGRGGRQMSWNFGAASAQPTADIIISPPPPAPAASAAPARSGGRQAASSSPGPVQDHIIAERRRREKINQRFIELSTVIPGLKKMDKATILGDAVKYVRELQDKVKTLEDEDDKQQHTSTTIQYSAVLVNKKKTCLASLAASSDEAGGESSESQNGSGLPEIEVRLSEKSVLVRIHCESAKGMLVRVLAEVESLRLAITHTSVMPFPAATAIITITAKVEEGFNSTVEEIVRKLNSALHRHYTGNGEC from the exons ATGGAGGAGTCGAGCTTCTTCATGCAGTGGGCGCTCAACACGCTCGACCAGAACCAactcccttcttcttcttccgccgctcctcctccgccgccgccatacgacggcggcgacacttttgctgctgccgctgcttctTTCCCGTCGCTGCACGCGCTCCGGCAGtcgggccgcggcggccggaacTGTTTGCAGGTCGACGTCCACCGGCCGGCAGCCGCCAGCAgctggagcggcggcgccagcTCCGACgacagccccgccgccgccgccgccatggaccaCGACGCGTCCCCCGCCACGGCTGCCGGCTGGTCCCCGCACACCGCCCGTGCCAGGAcctccggcggccgcggcggcaggcaGATGAGCTGGAACTTCGGCGCCGCGTCGGCGCAGCCCACGGCGGACATCATCatctcgcctccgccgccggcgccggcagcctccgccgcccccgcgagATCAGGCGGGAGGCAGgcggcgtcgtcgtctccgggGCCGGTGCAGGACCACATCAtcgcggagcggcggcggcgggagaagATCAACCAGCGGTTCATCGAGCTCTCCACCGTCATCCCCGGACTGAAGAAG ATGGACAAGGCGACCATTCTTGGGGACGCGGTGAAGTATGTCAGGGAGCTGCAGGACAAGGTCAAGACCCTCGAGGACGAGGATGacaagcagcagcacacaAGTACCACAATCCAGTACTCCGCCGTGCTtgtcaacaagaagaagacctGCCTGGCTAgcctcgccgcctccagcgacgaggctggcggcgAGTCATCGGAGAGCCAAAATGGCAGCGGGCTACCAGAGATCGAGGTACGGTTGTCGGAAAAGAGTGTGCTGGTGCGAATCCACTGTGAGAGTGCCAAGGGGATGCTGGTGAGGGTGctggcggaggtggagtcgctCCGGCTCGCCATCACCCACACCAGTGTCATGCCCTTCCCGGCGGCCACCGCCATCATCACCATCACGGCGAAG